From Methylobacterium radiodurans, a single genomic window includes:
- the clpA gene encoding ATP-dependent Clp protease ATP-binding subunit ClpA, giving the protein MPSFSRSLEQALHRALALAGERRHEYATLEHLLLALTDDQDAAAVMRACNVEIDTLKRSLVEYVDTELSNLTGDGRQDAKPTAGFQRVIQRAVIHVQSSGREEVTGANVLVAIFAERESHAAYFLQEQDMTRYDAVNYISHGIAKRPGASEAKPVRGAEEEGSSERPSDDGEARGTKKKGDALDAYCVNLNKKARDGKIDPLIGRHAEVERTIQVLCRRQKNNPLLVGDPGVGKTAIAEGLARKIIQHEVPEVLADATVFSLDMGTLLAGTRYRGDFEERLKQVMKEIEAHPNAIMFIDEIHTVIGAGATSGGAMDASNLLKPALASGALRCIGSTTYKEYRQYFEKDRALVRRFQKIDVNEPSIPDTIEIVKGLRPYFEEFHKLKFTTDAVKAAVELSARYINDRKLPDKAIDVIDETGASQMLVPEARRKRTIGVKEIEATIATMARIPPKTVSKDDAVVLQNLTENLKRVVYGQSNAIEALTSAIKLARAGLRDPDKPIGSYLFAGPTGVGKTEAAKQLASSLGVEMLRFDMSEYMERHTVSRLIGAPPGYVGFDQGGLLTDGIDQHPHCVLLLDEIEKAHPDLFNILLQVMDHGKLTDHNGKQVDFRNVIIIMTSNAGASDLAKSAYGFTQSKRSGDDVEAINRLFAPEFRNRLDAIISFGHLPKEVVAKVVDKFVLQLEAQLADRNVTIELTDEARDWLVENGYDDAMGARPMARLIQSTIKTPLADEVLFGRLKDGGAVKVVLKKPEDSEAKAGAKDSLGFEFPAGPVTPKPEKDVASTAAKKKRAKPRSTSRKKPPKDDKGGGGSGGKSVRTVPKVPLVRA; this is encoded by the coding sequence TTGCCCAGCTTCTCACGCAGCCTAGAACAAGCCCTCCACCGCGCCCTGGCGCTCGCCGGCGAGCGCCGGCACGAATATGCGACGCTGGAGCACCTGCTGCTGGCGCTCACCGACGATCAGGACGCCGCGGCCGTCATGCGGGCCTGCAACGTCGAGATCGACACGCTGAAACGCAGCCTCGTCGAGTACGTCGACACCGAGCTCTCCAACCTCACCGGTGACGGCCGCCAGGACGCCAAGCCCACGGCCGGCTTCCAGCGGGTGATCCAGCGCGCGGTGATCCACGTGCAGTCCTCGGGGCGCGAGGAGGTCACCGGCGCCAACGTGCTGGTGGCGATCTTCGCCGAGCGCGAGAGCCACGCCGCCTACTTCCTGCAAGAGCAGGACATGACCCGCTACGACGCGGTCAACTACATCAGCCACGGCATCGCCAAGCGCCCCGGCGCCTCGGAGGCCAAGCCCGTGCGCGGCGCCGAGGAGGAGGGGTCCTCCGAGCGGCCGAGCGACGACGGCGAGGCGCGCGGCACCAAGAAGAAGGGCGACGCTCTCGACGCCTACTGCGTCAACCTCAACAAGAAGGCCCGCGACGGCAAGATCGACCCGCTGATCGGCCGCCACGCCGAGGTCGAGCGCACGATCCAGGTGCTCTGCCGCCGCCAGAAGAACAACCCGCTGCTGGTGGGCGATCCGGGCGTGGGCAAGACCGCGATCGCGGAGGGGCTCGCGCGCAAGATCATCCAGCACGAGGTGCCGGAGGTGCTCGCCGACGCGACGGTCTTCTCCCTCGACATGGGCACGCTGCTCGCCGGCACCCGCTACCGCGGCGACTTCGAGGAGCGCCTCAAGCAGGTGATGAAGGAGATCGAGGCGCACCCCAACGCCATCATGTTCATCGACGAGATCCACACGGTGATCGGCGCCGGTGCGACCTCGGGCGGCGCGATGGACGCCTCGAACCTCTTGAAGCCGGCCTTGGCCTCCGGGGCGCTGCGCTGCATCGGCTCGACCACCTACAAGGAGTACCGTCAGTACTTCGAGAAGGACCGGGCCCTCGTGCGCCGCTTCCAGAAGATCGACGTCAACGAGCCCTCGATCCCCGACACGATCGAGATCGTGAAGGGCCTGCGCCCGTACTTCGAGGAGTTCCACAAGCTCAAGTTCACGACCGACGCCGTGAAGGCGGCGGTCGAGCTGTCGGCCCGCTACATCAACGACCGCAAGCTGCCCGACAAGGCGATCGACGTGATCGACGAGACGGGCGCCTCGCAGATGCTGGTGCCGGAGGCTAGGCGCAAGCGCACCATCGGCGTGAAGGAGATTGAGGCGACCATCGCCACGATGGCCCGCATCCCGCCCAAGACCGTCTCCAAGGACGACGCGGTGGTTCTCCAGAATCTCACCGAGAACCTGAAGCGGGTGGTGTACGGCCAGTCGAACGCGATCGAGGCCCTGACCTCGGCGATCAAGCTGGCGCGTGCTGGCTTGCGCGATCCCGACAAGCCGATCGGCTCCTACCTGTTCGCGGGCCCGACCGGCGTCGGCAAGACCGAGGCCGCCAAGCAGCTCGCGTCCAGCCTCGGCGTCGAGATGCTGCGCTTCGACATGTCGGAGTACATGGAGCGCCACACGGTCTCGCGCCTCATCGGCGCGCCGCCCGGCTATGTCGGCTTCGACCAGGGGGGTCTCCTCACCGACGGGATCGATCAGCACCCGCACTGCGTGCTCCTCCTCGACGAGATCGAGAAGGCGCATCCGGACCTGTTCAACATCCTGCTGCAGGTGATGGACCACGGGAAGCTGACCGACCACAACGGCAAGCAGGTCGATTTCCGCAACGTCATCATCATCATGACGTCGAACGCGGGTGCCTCGGATCTGGCAAAGTCGGCCTACGGCTTCACCCAGTCCAAGCGCTCGGGCGACGACGTCGAGGCGATCAACCGCCTGTTCGCGCCGGAATTCCGCAACCGGCTCGACGCGATCATCTCGTTCGGTCACCTGCCGAAGGAGGTCGTGGCCAAGGTGGTGGACAAGTTCGTCCTCCAGCTCGAGGCGCAGCTCGCCGACCGCAACGTCACGATCGAGCTGACCGACGAGGCCCGCGACTGGCTGGTGGAGAACGGCTACGACGACGCGATGGGCGCCCGGCCCATGGCTCGCCTGATCCAGTCCACCATCAAGACGCCGCTCGCCGACGAGGTGCTGTTCGGGCGCCTCAAGGACGGCGGCGCCGTGAAGGTGGTGCTGAAGAAGCCCGAGGATTCCGAGGCCAAGGCCGGTGCCAAGGACTCGCTCGGCTTCGAGTTCCCGGCCGGCCCGGTCACCCCGAAGCCGGAGAAGGACGTGGCCTCGACCGCGGCCAAGAAGAAGCGGGCCAAGCCTCGCTCGACCAGCCGCAAGAAGCCGCCGAAGGACGACAAGGGCGGCGGCGGCTCCGGCGGCAAGAGCGTCCGGACCGTGCCGAAGGTGCCGCTCGTCCGGGCCTGA
- the egtD gene encoding L-histidine N(alpha)-methyltransferase gives MTIKPVFDNATPVTQAPEPQGFLDDVLQGFAQAQKTLPAKYFYDDAGSDLFEAITRLPEYYPTRTELAILDAQGPAIAAALPQGAALVEFGSGSTVKVRRLLRHLPDLAAYLPVDVSESFLHAQAAGLRADFPVLRVEPVAADFTRPFSLPADLGDAPRAGFFPGSTIGNFEPAEAARLLRQFGAVLGAGAVLVVGVDLVKDHAVLEAAYDDAAGVTAAFNRNVLTRINRELGGTFDLDAFAHRAVFNDQASRIEMHLVARAAQDVAVAGRPVAFAAGESIHTENSYKYTVESFRALAASAGWAPVQVWTDPQALFSVHALRLG, from the coding sequence GTGACCATCAAGCCCGTTTTCGACAACGCGACGCCCGTCACCCAGGCCCCGGAGCCCCAGGGCTTCCTGGACGACGTGCTGCAGGGCTTCGCGCAGGCGCAGAAGACCCTGCCGGCCAAGTACTTCTACGACGACGCCGGCTCGGACCTCTTCGAGGCGATCACCCGGCTGCCCGAGTACTACCCGACCCGCACCGAGCTCGCGATCCTCGACGCGCAGGGGCCGGCAATCGCCGCCGCCCTCCCCCAGGGCGCCGCGCTCGTCGAGTTCGGCAGCGGCTCGACCGTGAAGGTGCGCCGCCTCCTGCGCCACCTGCCCGACCTCGCGGCCTACCTGCCGGTCGACGTCTCGGAGAGCTTCCTGCACGCGCAGGCGGCGGGACTGCGCGCGGACTTTCCGGTCCTGCGGGTCGAGCCTGTCGCGGCAGACTTCACCCGGCCCTTCTCGCTGCCGGCCGATCTCGGCGACGCGCCGCGGGCCGGGTTCTTCCCGGGCTCGACCATCGGCAATTTCGAGCCCGCCGAGGCGGCGCGCCTGCTCCGCCAGTTCGGTGCCGTCCTGGGTGCGGGGGCCGTCCTGGTCGTCGGCGTCGATCTGGTGAAGGACCACGCGGTGCTGGAGGCGGCCTACGACGACGCGGCCGGCGTCACGGCGGCCTTCAACCGCAACGTGCTGACGCGGATCAACAGGGAGCTCGGCGGCACTTTCGACCTCGACGCCTTCGCGCACCGGGCCGTGTTCAACGACCAGGCCTCGCGCATCGAGATGCACCTCGTCGCCCGCGCCGCGCAGGACGTCGCCGTGGCGGGTCGCCCGGTCGCCTTCGCGGCGGGCGAGTCGATCCACACCGAGAACAGCTACAAGTACACGGTGGAGAGCTTCCGGGCACTTGCCGCCTCGGCGGGCTGGGCGCCGGTCCAAGTCTGGACCGACCCGCAGGCGCTGTTCTCGGTGCACGCGCTGCGGCTGGGCTGA
- the egtB gene encoding ergothioneine biosynthesis protein EgtB: protein MAATAATRASAQSAAVPAAFPPPAVTVRPVDRAAWLAAYRHVRAETERRAAPLSPEDQQIQSMADASPTKWHRAHTTWFFEQFLLREHLPGYCVHDERWHYLFNSYYVAAGPRQPRIARGLITRPNADEVAAYRRHVDQAIETLLGQAAPGSLEAVLPILEIGLYHEQQHQELILTDILHAFAQNPLGALYDADWRFPQATARPGTVELPRAVVQVGHEGNGFSFDNEHPRHDSLILPCAVDRALVTCGQWQAFMRDGGYERPDLWLSDGWIAAQEQGWEAPGYWRREGEGWSVMTLGGRRPVEADQPVTHISYYEADAYARWAGRDLPTEAEWEVAARDHGLDDAFGLVWQWTRSPYVAYPGYRPLPGALGEYNGKFMANQMVLRGSSVATPEGHARLPYRNFFYPHQRWQFTGLRLANQRG, encoded by the coding sequence ATGGCAGCCACAGCGGCCACCCGCGCGTCGGCGCAGAGCGCAGCCGTACCCGCCGCCTTTCCGCCGCCCGCCGTGACGGTCCGGCCCGTCGACCGCGCCGCCTGGCTCGCCGCCTACCGCCATGTGCGGGCCGAGACCGAGCGCCGCGCCGCCCCGCTCTCTCCGGAAGACCAGCAGATCCAGTCGATGGCCGATGCCAGCCCGACCAAGTGGCACCGGGCGCACACGACGTGGTTCTTCGAGCAGTTCCTGCTGCGCGAGCACCTGCCGGGCTATTGCGTCCACGACGAGCGCTGGCACTACCTGTTCAATTCCTACTACGTCGCCGCGGGCCCCCGGCAGCCGCGCATCGCCCGCGGCCTGATCACCCGGCCGAACGCCGATGAGGTCGCCGCCTATCGGCGCCACGTCGATCAGGCCATCGAGACTCTGCTCGGCCAGGCCGCGCCCGGCTCCCTGGAGGCGGTGCTGCCGATCCTGGAGATCGGGCTCTATCACGAGCAGCAGCACCAGGAGCTGATCCTCACCGACATCCTGCACGCCTTCGCCCAGAACCCGCTCGGCGCACTCTACGACGCGGACTGGCGTTTCCCCCAGGCCACCGCCCGCCCCGGCACGGTGGAGCTTCCGCGGGCCGTCGTGCAGGTCGGGCACGAAGGGAACGGCTTCTCCTTCGACAACGAGCACCCGCGCCACGACAGCCTGATCCTGCCCTGCGCGGTGGACCGGGCGCTGGTCACCTGCGGCCAGTGGCAGGCCTTCATGCGGGACGGCGGCTACGAGCGCCCCGACCTCTGGCTCTCGGACGGCTGGATCGCCGCGCAAGAGCAGGGCTGGGAGGCGCCGGGCTACTGGCGGCGGGAGGGCGAGGGCTGGAGCGTGATGACGCTCGGCGGGCGCCGCCCGGTCGAGGCGGACCAGCCCGTCACCCATATCAGCTACTACGAGGCCGACGCCTACGCGCGCTGGGCCGGCCGCGACCTGCCGACGGAGGCCGAGTGGGAGGTGGCGGCGCGCGACCACGGCCTCGACGACGCCTTCGGCCTCGTCTGGCAGTGGACCCGCAGCCCCTACGTTGCCTATCCGGGCTACCGGCCGCTGCCGGGCGCGCTCGGCGAGTACAACGGCAAGTTCATGGCCAACCAGATGGTGTTGCGCGGCTCCTCCGTCGCCACGCCGGAGGGCCACGCCCGGCTACCCTACCGCAACTTCTTCTACCCGCACCAGCGCTGGCAGTTCACCGGCCTGCGGCTGGCCAACCAGCGCGGCTGA
- the murI gene encoding glutamate racemase, protein MRIDLMAGASLSVAARAAPVEPHILVFDSGLGGLTVLEAVRRARPDARYVYAADDAAFPYGRLGEATLVARVLAVMERLIAVHHPDLVVIACNTASTLVLPALRQRFTTPFVGVVPPIKPAAETTRSGLVSLLATPGTVARSYTRDLIATYANTCRVALVGSPNLANYAEAELSGAPVPDTALAAEIAPCFVTAEDGRRTDVVCLACTHYPLLRARFERLAPWPVTWIDPAPAIARRVTQLLGSGPAGAEPGPVLAAFTGQSPALALRASLDARGVTEIGVEAMPVALQS, encoded by the coding sequence ATGCGGATCGATCTCATGGCCGGGGCGAGCCTGTCCGTCGCCGCCCGTGCGGCGCCCGTCGAGCCTCACATCCTCGTGTTCGACTCCGGTCTCGGCGGCCTCACGGTGCTGGAAGCGGTGCGCCGCGCCCGGCCGGACGCCCGCTACGTCTACGCCGCTGACGACGCCGCCTTCCCGTACGGACGCCTCGGCGAGGCGACGCTCGTCGCCCGGGTGCTCGCCGTGATGGAGCGGCTGATCGCGGTGCATCACCCGGATCTCGTGGTGATCGCCTGCAACACGGCCTCGACGCTCGTGCTGCCGGCTCTGCGCCAGCGCTTCACCACGCCCTTCGTCGGGGTCGTTCCGCCGATCAAGCCCGCCGCCGAGACGACCCGCTCGGGCCTCGTCTCCCTGCTGGCCACGCCCGGCACGGTGGCGCGCTCCTACACGCGCGACCTGATCGCCACCTACGCGAACACCTGCCGCGTGGCGCTCGTGGGCTCGCCGAACCTCGCGAACTACGCCGAGGCCGAACTGTCGGGCGCGCCCGTGCCGGACACGGCCCTCGCCGCGGAGATCGCGCCCTGCTTCGTCACCGCGGAGGACGGGCGGCGCACGGACGTGGTCTGCCTCGCCTGCACCCATTACCCGCTGCTCCGCGCCCGCTTCGAGCGCCTCGCCCCCTGGCCGGTCACCTGGATCGACCCGGCGCCCGCGATCGCCCGGCGAGTGACGCAGCTTCTCGGCTCCGGCCCCGCGGGCGCGGAGCCCGGGCCGGTACTCGCCGCCTTCACGGGTCAGTCCCCGGCCCTGGCCCTGCGCGCCTCGCTCGACGCCCGCGGCGTCACCGAGATCGGCGTCGAGGCGATGCCGGTCGCGCTGCAATCCTGA
- the ruvB gene encoding Holliday junction branch migration DNA helicase RuvB, whose protein sequence is MPSAAPAAGNPILSPERRPDDPEQSIRPLSLAEFVGQRAARANMQIFIEAARKTGQALDHVLFVGPPGLGKTTLAQIVARELGVNFRSTSGPVIAKAGDLAAQLTNLDERDVLFIDEIHRLNPAVEEILYPAMEDYQLDLIIGEGPAARSVKIDLPKFTLVGATTRAGLLTTPLRDRFGIPIRLAFYDVDELQLIVERGARVLGLGMSAEGANEIARRARGTPRIAGRLLRRVRDFAVVAEEPVVTRTLADRALQLLDVDAIGLDVMDRKYLSLIAGSFGGGPVGIETIAAALSEPRDAIEDIIEPYLIQQGFVQRTPRGRVLTARAFQHMGLPAPRTDPSRQPGLFPDDGADA, encoded by the coding sequence ATGCCGTCCGCGGCCCCGGCCGCCGGCAACCCGATCCTCAGCCCGGAACGGCGCCCGGACGACCCGGAGCAGAGCATCCGTCCTCTGTCGCTGGCGGAGTTCGTCGGCCAGCGGGCGGCGCGGGCCAACATGCAGATCTTCATCGAGGCCGCCCGCAAGACGGGCCAGGCCCTCGACCACGTGCTCTTCGTCGGGCCCCCCGGCCTCGGCAAGACAACCCTCGCCCAGATCGTCGCCCGCGAGCTCGGCGTGAACTTCCGCTCCACCTCCGGCCCCGTCATCGCCAAGGCCGGCGATCTGGCCGCACAGCTCACCAACCTCGACGAGCGCGACGTCCTGTTCATCGACGAGATCCACCGCCTCAACCCGGCGGTGGAGGAGATCCTCTACCCGGCCATGGAGGACTACCAGCTCGACCTGATCATCGGCGAGGGGCCGGCCGCCCGCTCGGTCAAGATCGACCTGCCGAAGTTCACGCTTGTCGGCGCCACCACCCGGGCGGGCCTGCTCACCACGCCGTTGCGCGACCGCTTCGGCATCCCGATCCGGCTGGCCTTCTACGATGTGGACGAGCTGCAGCTCATCGTGGAGCGGGGCGCGCGGGTCCTGGGGCTCGGCATGTCGGCGGAGGGCGCCAACGAGATCGCCCGGCGGGCACGCGGCACGCCGCGGATCGCGGGCCGGCTGCTGCGGCGGGTGCGCGACTTCGCGGTGGTGGCCGAGGAGCCGGTGGTGACGCGCACCCTCGCCGACCGGGCGCTGCAACTCCTCGACGTGGACGCGATCGGCCTCGACGTGATGGACCGCAAGTACCTGAGCCTGATCGCGGGCTCGTTCGGGGGCGGGCCGGTGGGCATCGAGACGATCGCGGCCGCGCTCTCCGAGCCGCGCGACGCGATCGAGGACATCATCGAGCCCTACCTGATCCAGCAGGGCTTCGTGCAGCGCACCCCCCGCGGCCGCGTCCTCACCGCCCGGGCCTTCCAGCACATGGGGCTGCCCGCTCCCCGCACCGACCCGAGCCGACAGCCGGGCCTGTTCCCGGACGACGGCGCGGATGCCTGA
- a CDS encoding metallophosphoesterase — protein sequence MPDRRRAVTVTRRTVLLGLGGTALAGTGTAAYAVGIEPRRIVVTRYRIRTRAPWPAGRRLRIVALSDIHACEPWMPLAQIAEIVAVANGLGGDVIVLTGDYVAGMKLVTDTIDAARWAPVLGGLRAPLGTFAVLGNHDWWEDRTAQRRGHGPTIAGRALEEAGIRVLENAVQPLDLGGATVWLAGLGDQIALLPARRRDPTLRPGVDDLAGTLAQIPADAPAILLAHEPDIFPKVPPRVALTLSGHTHGGQVRPFGRPIIVPSRYGTRYAYGHVREQTDLVVSGGLGMSGLPVRFGIPPEIVVVELEAEAPTAG from the coding sequence ATGCCTGACCGGCGCCGCGCCGTCACGGTCACGCGGCGGACGGTCCTGCTGGGCCTCGGCGGCACCGCGCTCGCCGGGACCGGCACGGCGGCCTATGCGGTCGGGATCGAGCCGCGCCGGATCGTCGTCACACGCTACCGCATTCGCACGCGCGCGCCCTGGCCGGCCGGGCGGCGGCTGCGCATCGTCGCGCTCTCCGACATCCACGCCTGCGAGCCCTGGATGCCGCTCGCGCAGATCGCCGAGATCGTCGCGGTCGCCAACGGGCTCGGCGGCGACGTGATCGTGCTCACCGGCGACTACGTCGCGGGCATGAAGCTCGTCACGGACACCATCGACGCGGCGCGCTGGGCCCCGGTGCTCGGGGGCCTGCGCGCCCCGCTCGGCACCTTCGCGGTGCTGGGCAATCACGACTGGTGGGAGGACCGGACGGCGCAGCGGCGCGGGCACGGCCCGACCATCGCGGGCCGGGCGCTGGAGGAGGCGGGCATCCGCGTCTTGGAGAACGCGGTGCAGCCGCTCGATCTCGGCGGCGCGACGGTCTGGCTCGCTGGGCTCGGCGACCAGATCGCGCTGCTCCCGGCGCGCCGACGCGACCCCACCCTCCGCCCCGGCGTGGACGACCTGGCCGGAACGCTCGCGCAGATCCCGGCGGACGCGCCCGCGATCCTGCTCGCGCACGAGCCCGACATCTTCCCGAAGGTGCCGCCACGGGTCGCGCTCACCCTGTCCGGCCACACCCATGGTGGCCAAGTGCGTCCCTTCGGACGTCCGATCATCGTGCCCTCGCGCTACGGCACGCGCTACGCCTACGGGCATGTCCGCGAGCAGACCGACCTAGTGGTCTCGGGCGGACTCGGCATGAGCGGGCTGCCGGTACGGTTCGGTATTCCGCCCGAGATCGTCGTGGTCGAGTTGGAGGCGGAGGCGCCAACCGCCGGCTAG
- a CDS encoding DUF4142 domain-containing protein, whose amino-acid sequence MKTTVLAALGLSVAAIATPALAQDALPLRIGADAPIGAAGTSTPAFRTEALRSDAASIEASRIALERSRNPRVRNYANRVLVEREATTKALLPEGTSLSATGRVVSDRQGIPTRLDNPLGVVLAPVTIAANLGTNIVGGVLGGVGIVDNSPAEAGRRVALGPNGQERIARLQAARNSREFDRTYISQQARSDARTLALYQTYARNGDSNAGRTFANEALPFIADEHAHSASLAGRIGG is encoded by the coding sequence ATGAAGACGACCGTCCTGGCCGCCCTCGGCCTGTCCGTTGCCGCCATCGCCACCCCGGCCCTCGCGCAGGACGCTCTGCCGCTGCGCATCGGCGCCGACGCCCCGATCGGCGCCGCCGGAACCTCGACGCCCGCGTTCCGCACCGAGGCCCTGCGCTCGGACGCCGCCAGCATCGAGGCCAGCCGCATCGCCCTGGAGCGCTCCCGCAACCCGCGCGTGCGCAACTACGCCAACCGCGTCCTGGTCGAGCGTGAGGCCACCACCAAGGCGCTCCTGCCGGAGGGCACCTCGCTGAGCGCGACCGGCCGCGTCGTCTCCGACCGCCAGGGCATCCCAACCCGTCTCGACAACCCGCTCGGCGTGGTGCTGGCCCCCGTGACGATCGCCGCCAACCTCGGCACCAACATCGTCGGCGGCGTGCTCGGCGGCGTCGGCATCGTGGACAACAGCCCGGCCGAGGCCGGCCGCCGCGTCGCGCTCGGCCCGAACGGCCAGGAGCGCATCGCCCGCCTGCAGGCGGCCCGCAACAGCCGCGAGTTCGACCGCACCTACATCAGCCAGCAGGCCCGGTCGGACGCCCGCACGCTCGCGCTCTACCAGACCTACGCCCGCAACGGCGACAGCAATGCCGGCCGCACCTTCGCCAACGAGGCGCTGCCCTTCATCGCCGACGAGCACGCCCACTCGGCAAGCCTGGCCGGCCGCATCGGCGGCTGA
- a CDS encoding 2-dehydropantoate 2-reductase, producing the protein MSIAIVGAGAIGGQLGVKLAAAGERVTFIARGANLEAIQAGGMRLIEEDGSEVHARDVRAVRSMQEAGVHDTVLLTVKAHQVGPIAADLRHLMGPDTAIVTLQNGIPWWYFLHGYDGPQAGRQVENSDPGGQIARHIDAARVIGSVVYPAAILEKPGVVRVVEGNRYTLGEPDGSMSARAQALSERLGHAGFKAPVSADIRSEIWLKLWGNLSFNPISALTHATLVDICRFPETRALARAMMLEAQAIATALGATFRVDIDRRIAGAEKVGAHKTSMLQDVEAGRAIELEALVGSVIELGRITDTPTPHIDAVYALMRLLARSLETQGGRLVVQPA; encoded by the coding sequence ATGAGCATCGCGATCGTCGGCGCAGGCGCCATCGGCGGGCAACTCGGCGTCAAGCTCGCTGCCGCGGGCGAGCGGGTCACCTTCATCGCGCGCGGCGCGAACCTGGAGGCGATCCAGGCGGGCGGCATGCGGCTGATCGAGGAGGACGGCTCGGAGGTCCATGCCCGGGACGTGCGTGCCGTGCGGTCGATGCAGGAGGCGGGGGTGCACGACACCGTGCTCCTCACCGTGAAGGCGCATCAGGTCGGGCCGATAGCGGCCGACCTCCGACATCTGATGGGGCCCGACACCGCGATCGTGACCCTGCAGAACGGGATCCCGTGGTGGTACTTCCTGCACGGCTACGACGGGCCGCAGGCGGGCCGGCAGGTCGAGAACTCGGATCCGGGCGGCCAGATCGCCCGCCACATCGACGCCGCGCGGGTGATCGGCTCCGTGGTCTACCCCGCCGCGATCCTCGAGAAGCCGGGCGTGGTCCGCGTGGTGGAGGGCAACCGCTACACGCTGGGCGAGCCCGACGGCTCGATGAGCGCGCGGGCGCAAGCGCTCTCGGAGCGGCTCGGCCACGCGGGCTTCAAGGCGCCGGTGAGCGCCGACATCCGCTCGGAGATCTGGCTCAAGCTCTGGGGCAACCTCAGCTTCAACCCGATCTCGGCCCTGACCCACGCGACGCTCGTCGACATCTGCCGGTTCCCGGAGACCCGTGCGCTGGCGCGCGCGATGATGCTGGAGGCGCAGGCGATCGCGACCGCGCTCGGCGCCACCTTCCGGGTCGATATCGATCGGCGCATCGCGGGGGCCGAGAAGGTCGGCGCGCACAAGACCTCGATGCTGCAGGATGTCGAAGCGGGCCGGGCGATCGAGCTGGAGGCGCTGGTCGGCTCGGTGATCGAGCTCGGCCGGATCACCGACACGCCGACCCCGCATATCGATGCGGTCTACGCCCTGATGCGGCTCCTTGCCCGGAGCCTGGAGACGCAGGGCGGCCGGCTCGTCGTCCAGCCCGCCTGA
- a CDS encoding CsbD family protein — protein MSSTTDKLKGLANEAVGNVKQGIGKATGNEKMQAEGKAQELKGETQRAVGGVKDGVNNAAQKAADAVKGR, from the coding sequence ATGAGCAGCACCACCGACAAGCTCAAGGGCCTGGCCAACGAGGCCGTCGGCAACGTCAAGCAGGGCATCGGCAAGGCCACCGGCAACGAGAAGATGCAGGCCGAGGGCAAGGCGCAGGAGCTGAAGGGCGAGACCCAGCGCGCCGTCGGCGGCGTCAAGGACGGCGTGAACAACGCCGCGCAGAAGGCCGCGGACGCCGTCAAGGGCCGCTGA
- a CDS encoding CsbD family protein, translating to MNRDHFEGGVRNLRGRAKTAVGAVGGRPGRQIEGAIDQAAGAAQYAYAEARDTAEALARDGRHLAHEVRGRGRALYDEAESRGRHYRDRAERHGRALAHRANENRATTVAVVAAVAFGLGWIVRGRD from the coding sequence ATGAACCGCGATCACTTCGAGGGCGGCGTCCGCAACCTGCGCGGGCGCGCCAAGACCGCCGTGGGCGCCGTGGGCGGCCGGCCCGGCCGGCAGATCGAGGGCGCGATCGACCAGGCGGCGGGGGCGGCTCAGTACGCCTACGCGGAGGCGCGCGACACGGCGGAGGCCCTCGCCCGCGACGGACGCCACCTCGCCCACGAGGTGCGCGGGCGCGGCCGGGCGCTCTACGACGAGGCGGAGTCGCGCGGCCGGCACTATCGCGACCGCGCCGAGCGCCACGGCCGGGCCCTGGCGCACCGGGCGAACGAGAACCGCGCGACCACGGTGGCGGTGGTGGCCGCCGTCGCCTTCGGCCTGGGCTGGATCGTCCGCGGCCGGGACTGA